One Desulfovibrio fairfieldensis genomic window carries:
- a CDS encoding TrmH family RNA methyltransferase: MPKEPTPRRRARLLEVLRHRQNDLTLVLANIHDPHNVSAIYRSCDAFGLSKVHLYYTNTPFPTLGRKTSASARKWVESERHKNSADLMRTLRGQGFQVLATSCSETARPLRAWDFIRPTAVIMGNEHSGVEEELLSLADGQLYIPMYGMIQSFNVSVAAAIILAEAARQREGAGMYDSSRLSEAELEAKLEEWLKK; the protein is encoded by the coding sequence ATGCCCAAGGAACCCACTCCCAGGCGCAGGGCGCGCCTGCTTGAAGTGCTGCGCCACCGCCAGAACGATCTGACCCTGGTGCTGGCCAACATCCACGATCCGCACAACGTTTCGGCCATTTACCGCTCCTGCGACGCCTTCGGCCTGTCCAAAGTGCATCTCTATTATACGAACACCCCATTTCCGACGCTGGGCCGCAAAACCTCGGCTTCGGCCCGCAAGTGGGTGGAAAGCGAGCGTCACAAGAACAGCGCGGATCTGATGCGCACTCTGCGCGGCCAGGGTTTTCAGGTGCTGGCGACCTCCTGCTCGGAAACGGCCCGGCCTTTGCGGGCTTGGGATTTCATCCGTCCCACGGCGGTGATCATGGGCAATGAGCACAGCGGCGTGGAGGAGGAGCTGCTTTCCCTGGCCGACGGCCAGCTTTACATCCCCATGTACGGCATGATCCAGAGCTTCAACGTCTCCGTGGCCGCGGCCATCATTCTGGCCGAAGCCGCGCGCCAGCGCGAGGGCGCCGGAATGTACGATTCCTCTCGGCTGAGCGAGGCCGAGCTGGAGGCCAAGCTGGAGGAATGGTTGAAGAAGTAG
- a CDS encoding methyl-accepting chemotaxis protein, producing MLFSTRNMPLVRKCALLVVITAVVVFGCLIVFNSIQSRNATLSSLESSTRLDAELLARLVEAPMKRGNDAETREVVRLLADNYKNVSVYLAGFNGEITYASDASAVRAPLRERLRTPEARQLAADSLRAPLKVGRLVAGDGFSRFLMVSSIPNGKDCHHCHGASKAILGTLVVSKDVTPTINDLKSRTLSNIALSLAGMCLLIAALLLFLRRTVVRPVAELAAASGKVAGGDFDAPFPVPNCLELRSLRDSLAAMIAHLKTELGFSQGLLRGMGLPCVITDTDDRISFMNQRAVDIYNLKGRPEDYKGRLRGEAFFNDPDRMTNTKKVLLNNADIEDEPYTFTVGGRTRHVLVNAARLLDVDGKLLGAFTLMTDVTESVRQREIIRVQNERIAQVAQAASVVSGRLAGAAARLSEQIDASSRMAQEQDAASARSAGAMRAVAEEAGRVSASAGDTARTAESTRQEADEGVRIVEGVTGGINRAAQETSVLAENMRELGQKAESISQVITLIEEVADQTNLLALNAAIEAARAGEAGRGFAVVADEVRKLAEKTMQATGQVTRAVEEIQRSVSGNGKTTEQMVNVMSESSRRAGQSGEALERIRQMAARTAEGMRAIASAADGQCETSREVSETVDRINALSDETARNMSASAEAVAELSRLARELDAIIEGMRDAGEEGAAGSEKSRLAKSSGAA from the coding sequence ATGCTTTTCTCCACCCGGAATATGCCGTTGGTCCGCAAATGCGCTTTGCTGGTCGTGATCACGGCCGTGGTCGTCTTCGGCTGCCTGATCGTCTTCAACAGTATCCAGAGCCGCAACGCCACTCTGAGCAGTCTGGAATCCTCCACCCGTCTGGACGCCGAGCTGCTGGCAAGGCTTGTGGAAGCCCCCATGAAGCGGGGCAATGACGCGGAAACCCGCGAGGTCGTGCGTCTTCTGGCGGATAATTACAAGAACGTGTCCGTCTATCTGGCGGGCTTCAACGGCGAGATCACCTATGCCTCGGACGCTTCAGCCGTGCGCGCGCCGTTGCGGGAACGCCTGCGGACGCCGGAAGCGCGGCAACTGGCCGCCGACTCCCTGCGTGCGCCCCTCAAGGTCGGCCGTCTGGTCGCAGGGGACGGCTTCAGTCGCTTCCTGATGGTTTCCAGCATTCCCAACGGCAAGGACTGTCATCACTGCCACGGCGCGTCCAAAGCCATTCTGGGCACTCTGGTGGTGTCCAAGGATGTCACCCCGACCATCAACGACTTGAAATCGCGCACGCTCAGCAACATTGCCTTGTCCCTGGCGGGGATGTGTCTGCTCATCGCCGCGTTGCTGCTTTTTCTGCGCCGCACCGTGGTCCGGCCCGTGGCGGAACTGGCCGCGGCTTCCGGCAAGGTGGCCGGAGGCGATTTCGACGCGCCCTTCCCCGTGCCCAACTGTCTTGAGCTGCGCAGCCTGCGAGACAGCCTGGCAGCCATGATCGCCCACCTCAAAACCGAACTGGGCTTTTCCCAGGGGCTCCTTCGGGGCATGGGCCTGCCCTGCGTGATTACGGATACCGATGACCGCATCTCCTTCATGAATCAGCGGGCTGTGGACATCTACAACCTCAAGGGGCGGCCCGAGGACTACAAGGGACGGCTGCGCGGCGAGGCCTTTTTCAATGATCCCGACAGAATGACCAATACCAAAAAGGTGCTTCTGAACAATGCCGACATTGAGGACGAGCCCTATACCTTCACGGTGGGCGGCCGGACGCGCCATGTGCTGGTCAACGCCGCACGCCTGCTGGATGTGGACGGCAAGCTGCTGGGCGCCTTCACCCTGATGACCGACGTCACCGAGTCCGTGCGGCAGCGTGAGATCATCCGCGTGCAGAACGAACGCATTGCGCAGGTTGCCCAGGCCGCGAGCGTGGTTTCCGGCAGGCTGGCCGGCGCGGCCGCCCGGCTTTCCGAGCAGATCGACGCCTCCAGCCGGATGGCCCAGGAGCAGGACGCGGCCTCCGCCCGTTCCGCCGGGGCCATGCGCGCCGTGGCCGAGGAGGCCGGGCGTGTCTCGGCTTCGGCCGGGGATACGGCCCGCACCGCCGAGAGCACCCGGCAGGAGGCTGATGAGGGCGTGCGCATTGTGGAGGGCGTTACCGGCGGCATCAACCGGGCCGCGCAAGAAACTTCGGTCCTGGCTGAAAACATGCGCGAGCTGGGCCAAAAGGCCGAAAGCATTTCGCAGGTCATCACGCTTATCGAGGAAGTGGCGGACCAGACCAACCTGCTGGCGCTCAACGCGGCCATTGAGGCGGCGCGCGCGGGCGAGGCCGGGCGCGGTTTCGCCGTGGTGGCCGACGAGGTGCGCAAACTGGCCGAAAAGACCATGCAGGCCACCGGGCAGGTTACCCGGGCCGTGGAGGAAATCCAGCGGAGCGTCAGCGGAAACGGCAAGACCACGGAGCAAATGGTGAATGTCATGAGCGAGTCCAGCCGCCGGGCCGGGCAGTCCGGGGAGGCGCTGGAGCGCATCCGGCAGATGGCCGCGCGCACGGCCGAAGGCATGCGGGCCATTGCCTCGGCCGCCGACGGCCAGTGTGAAACCAGCCGCGAGGTTTCCGAGACGGTGGACAGAATCAACGCGCTCTCGGACGAAACCGCGCGCAACATGAGCGCCTCGGCTGAGGCCGTGGCCGAATTGAGCCGCCTGGCTCGGGAACTGGACGCCATCATCGAAGGCATGCGCGATGCCGGGGAAGAGGGCGCGGCGGGCTCCGAAAAATCACGCCTTGCCAAGAGCTCCGGAGCTGCTTAG
- a CDS encoding methyl-accepting chemotaxis protein yields the protein MLKNISVRAKLFVLLILPVAALIALAAGNALEKYQTMRAMDMAVNVVDLSSASSALIHELQKERGLSAGFVARRGAYAEELPGQRKQTEAARQAMAEKMAVFSAANPTAAVNAQFAPLTEKLASLKDLRSRIDDYNIAPSEAIAVYSGLILHMEDILRGVLDRYLDVGLYARAVNFLNLIYAKEFAGQERATLNVALSSRRFNKLLYRDWIEHVALQRAYLQDFLERDEALARVYAQKVPPLLEKVETFRREAYESQDEPRLSGDAKAWFAASTAYIDALYEVEAAAARDLERTADALSDATRQSLYISLGVTLAVILCTLLLARSLVGNVTRPLRRSVAFAQKVAAGELDAELQMVRKDEFGVLGRALQTMVVSIRETLAKADAAAESAQREAERAQASTTAAEEARALAERRQDGMALAAERIASAVTAMSAATQSISSQIEQSDKGAKEQSARLGEVAVAMEEMSATVHGVAQNSSAAAETAEVAGKQAQQGSASVAEVAENITRVLRHTEELKESMTRLGLRVRDIDKVLNVITDIADQTNLLALNAAIEAARAGEAGRGFAVVADEVRKLAEKTMAATREVAEVLSGIQRDAAHNIATVDQTVEGMSRTTDLTHQSDEALREIVALSDKTSEQIRSIAAASEQQAASSENISRSVTGVNRIAVENTAGMDHSAKAVRDLLEQTRLLGSLVRDLQDEEHR from the coding sequence ATGTTGAAAAACATCAGTGTCCGCGCCAAGCTTTTTGTCCTGCTTATTCTGCCCGTGGCCGCGCTGATCGCTCTGGCCGCCGGAAATGCTCTGGAAAAATACCAGACCATGCGCGCCATGGACATGGCGGTAAACGTGGTGGACCTTTCCTCGGCCAGCAGCGCCCTGATCCATGAACTCCAGAAAGAACGCGGTTTGTCCGCCGGTTTTGTGGCCCGGCGGGGAGCCTATGCCGAGGAATTGCCGGGCCAGCGCAAACAGACCGAGGCAGCCCGGCAGGCCATGGCCGAAAAAATGGCTGTTTTCAGCGCGGCCAATCCCACGGCCGCGGTCAATGCCCAATTCGCCCCGCTGACGGAAAAACTTGCATCCCTGAAAGATCTGCGCTCGCGCATCGACGATTATAATATCGCCCCGTCCGAGGCCATCGCCGTGTACTCTGGCCTCATCCTCCATATGGAGGATATTCTCCGGGGCGTACTGGACCGGTATCTGGATGTCGGGCTCTACGCGCGGGCGGTGAATTTCCTCAATCTCATCTATGCCAAGGAATTCGCCGGGCAGGAGCGGGCCACGCTGAATGTGGCGCTGTCGTCCCGGCGTTTCAATAAACTTCTGTACCGCGACTGGATCGAACATGTCGCCTTGCAGCGGGCCTATCTTCAGGATTTTCTGGAGCGGGACGAAGCACTGGCGCGGGTCTATGCGCAAAAGGTGCCGCCTCTGCTGGAGAAGGTGGAAACCTTCCGCCGGGAAGCCTACGAGAGCCAGGACGAACCTCGGCTCAGCGGCGACGCCAAGGCCTGGTTCGCGGCCTCCACAGCCTATATTGACGCCCTTTACGAGGTGGAGGCCGCCGCCGCGCGCGATCTGGAGCGGACGGCGGACGCGCTGAGCGATGCGACCCGGCAAAGTCTGTATATTTCGCTGGGCGTGACCCTGGCGGTGATCCTGTGCACGCTGCTGTTGGCCCGCAGCCTGGTCGGCAACGTCACCAGACCACTGCGCCGCTCCGTGGCTTTTGCCCAGAAAGTGGCCGCCGGAGAGTTGGACGCCGAATTGCAGATGGTCCGCAAGGACGAGTTCGGCGTGCTCGGCAGGGCGTTGCAGACCATGGTCGTCTCCATCCGGGAAACGTTGGCAAAAGCCGACGCGGCGGCGGAATCCGCGCAGCGCGAGGCCGAACGGGCCCAGGCCTCGACGACTGCGGCCGAGGAGGCCCGCGCCCTGGCAGAGCGCCGACAGGACGGCATGGCTCTGGCGGCGGAACGCATCGCCTCGGCCGTGACGGCCATGTCCGCCGCCACCCAGAGCATCTCCAGCCAGATCGAGCAGTCCGACAAGGGAGCCAAGGAACAGTCCGCGCGACTGGGCGAGGTAGCCGTTGCCATGGAGGAAATGAGCGCCACGGTGCACGGGGTGGCCCAAAACAGCTCGGCCGCCGCCGAAACCGCTGAAGTTGCCGGAAAGCAGGCCCAACAGGGCTCGGCCAGCGTGGCGGAAGTGGCCGAAAATATCACCAGGGTGCTGCGCCACACCGAAGAACTCAAGGAATCCATGACCCGCCTGGGCCTGCGCGTGCGGGACATCGACAAGGTGCTCAACGTGATTACGGATATCGCGGACCAGACCAATCTGCTGGCGCTCAACGCCGCCATTGAGGCTGCCCGCGCGGGCGAGGCCGGGCGCGGCTTTGCCGTGGTGGCCGACGAGGTGCGCAAGCTGGCCGAAAAGACCATGGCCGCCACCAGGGAAGTGGCCGAGGTGCTCTCCGGCATTCAGCGGGACGCGGCCCATAATATCGCCACTGTGGATCAGACCGTGGAAGGCATGAGCCGGACTACGGATTTGACCCATCAGTCCGACGAAGCCCTGCGCGAGATCGTGGCCCTGTCGGACAAGACCAGCGAACAGATCCGTTCCATTGCCGCCGCCTCCGAGCAGCAGGCCGCGAGCAGTGAAAACATCAGCAGAAGTGTGACCGGAGTCAACCGCATTGCTGTGGAAAATACGGCGGGCATGGACCATTCCGCCAAAGCCGTCAGGGATCTGCTGGAACAGACACGCCTGCTGGGGAGCCTGGTGCGGGATCTCCAGGACGAAGAGCATCGCTGA
- a CDS encoding cytochrome c family protein — MHMRPCLLCLAVAVCMLTSVPASAGAINAAAGPYVGSRKCAECHAEEYETFRKYSKKAGTWKHISTMAPKLTAEELRGCYACHSTGYGKGGFVDYQSTPHLADVGCETCHGPGAAHAESGDPAAIRRTPRHEDCLACHNESRVKAFNFKPLIHSGAH; from the coding sequence ATGCATATGCGCCCTTGCCTACTGTGTCTCGCTGTCGCCGTCTGCATGCTGACGTCTGTTCCGGCCAGCGCGGGAGCCATCAACGCCGCCGCCGGTCCTTATGTGGGTTCCCGGAAATGCGCCGAGTGCCATGCTGAGGAATATGAGACGTTCCGGAAATATTCCAAGAAGGCCGGCACCTGGAAACACATCAGCACCATGGCTCCCAAGCTGACGGCGGAAGAGCTGCGGGGCTGCTACGCCTGCCATAGCACAGGCTACGGCAAGGGCGGCTTTGTGGACTATCAGTCCACGCCGCATCTTGCGGATGTGGGCTGTGAAACCTGCCACGGTCCGGGAGCGGCGCATGCCGAAAGTGGTGACCCCGCCGCCATCCGGCGCACGCCGCGTCACGAGGATTGCCTCGCCTGTCACAATGAAAGCCGCGTCAAAGCCTTCAACTTCAAGCCGCTGATCCATAGCGGAGCACATTAG